One Picosynechococcus sp. PCC 7003 DNA segment encodes these proteins:
- a CDS encoding type III-B CRISPR module-associated Cmr3 family protein, whose amino-acid sequence MYWYTLTPLDILLLRDAKPFTPGERAWAGSVFPPNGHTLAGAIRSLLPQGQQLSLIGSLFSYKETLYFPRPLGFVGSKPLYPLSWHLERSSLKTQMLWDKSQPAPLSTLEPPPSENEQKETEKQYRSWLPATVIDTYLKTGNITDDAWLRDETIEGEKQPWEVESRPHNSIESGTRQVKDADGYFVENGIRLKKGWSLAIALDAATHNHLQSLTAPLTVRLGGEGHRVILEHSPKLDQQWQTIHNTSEQNLQKQGKAIAYLITPGIFERPHKGQATCRPYPWEWKLSHNDGGHFVSLATEKAIPISPRIQLDKDGKKSSIPAPQVFASPPGTLYYLDQPQTPNHPRTQRNRDLGYSHLLWVNYSESKN is encoded by the coding sequence ATGTACTGGTACACCCTCACTCCCCTCGATATTCTGCTCCTCCGCGATGCTAAACCCTTTACCCCTGGTGAACGGGCCTGGGCTGGCAGCGTTTTTCCACCGAATGGTCATACCCTTGCCGGGGCAATCCGTAGCCTCCTACCCCAAGGTCAACAATTAAGTCTGATCGGGAGTTTATTCAGTTACAAGGAAACGCTGTATTTCCCCCGACCCCTCGGTTTTGTGGGCAGTAAACCTCTCTATCCTCTCAGTTGGCATTTGGAAAGGAGTTCCCTAAAAACTCAAATGCTCTGGGATAAATCCCAACCCGCTCCCCTGTCTACTCTGGAGCCGCCTCCATCAGAAAACGAACAGAAGGAAACAGAAAAACAATATCGTTCTTGGCTGCCTGCTACTGTCATCGACACTTATTTAAAAACGGGAAACATTACCGATGATGCTTGGTTACGAGATGAAACTATCGAGGGGGAAAAACAACCCTGGGAAGTAGAGAGTCGCCCCCATAATTCTATTGAATCTGGCACGCGTCAGGTCAAGGATGCAGATGGTTATTTCGTGGAAAATGGCATTCGCTTGAAAAAGGGCTGGAGTTTGGCGATCGCCCTCGATGCTGCTACCCATAATCACCTGCAATCCCTGACTGCTCCTTTAACAGTTCGATTAGGCGGGGAAGGACATCGAGTCATTCTCGAACATTCCCCTAAACTCGATCAACAATGGCAAACCATACACAATACTTCTGAGCAGAATTTACAGAAACAGGGAAAGGCGATCGCCTACTTGATCACCCCCGGCATTTTTGAGCGACCCCACAAAGGACAAGCCACCTGTCGCCCCTACCCCTGGGAATGGAAACTCAGCCATAACGATGGCGGTCACTTTGTCAGCCTCGCCACCGAAAAGGCCATTCCGATTAGCCCTCGCATTCAACTCGATAAAGATGGCAAAAAAAGTAGTATTCCTGCCCCCCAAGTTTTTGCCTCTCCCCCCGGAACTCTCTATTACCTAGACCAACCCCAAACACCTAATCATCCCCGTACCCAAAGGAACCGAGACCTTGGTTATTCCCATCTTCTCTGGGTGAACTACTCAGAAAGTAAAAATTGA
- a CDS encoding four helix bundle protein, with amino-acid sequence MASQSFEDLVVWQKFHQFVLGVYQLSQQFPKQENYGLTSQLRRAAVSIPANIAEGYKRRTKPDKARFFNIAQASLEECRYYLILAHDLHYADTTNLKKQLEEASKLLNSYTYKLTQSP; translated from the coding sequence ATGGCAAGTCAATCTTTTGAAGATTTAGTGGTTTGGCAAAAATTCCATCAGTTTGTTTTAGGTGTTTATCAATTAAGTCAACAATTCCCAAAACAAGAAAATTATGGTTTAACCTCCCAACTTAGAAGAGCAGCCGTATCTATTCCCGCCAATATTGCTGAAGGATATAAACGACGAACAAAACCAGACAAAGCTCGATTTTTTAATATCGCCCAAGCCTCGCTAGAAGAATGTCGCTATTACCTAATTCTTGCCCATGATCTTCACTATGCAGATACCACTAATCTCAAAAAACAACTCGAAGAAGCCAGCAAACTTCTAAATTCTTATACCTATAAACTCACCCAATCCCCCTAA
- the cas10 gene encoding type III-B CRISPR-associated protein Cas10/Cmr2, with protein MAGKAYWQAKIWGLLHDPALKALYGNPGRGKEGLWEKLACMEGWASPKSSEEKQASELSGTWLDHVGLCDLISSASDRGIIHYIRTAVDYGAEGLELSHLLSGEKLPLRLQNHAEILGQSSRKTYLEQTEADLIDQMPAEIRDDPEAAQACFWWLWRCLPQAVADKFGAASFLMPAETRLPDGSIWSHASMTAALAGALAGYDTELDDIPKGAQNTPKSHPYLAVFTFSPVQELIKASRKMKDFWAGSWILHYLSAKVCWRLAHKYGADCFLYPSLYGQPLIDHWLLQKHSEFGDWIQPPDDRQLLTAGFPNVIMLVLPEAQVAAAMQSAKNFLLDAWREIAKEVLAELQGDRRWQRDLQESDPSWQGWLDAQWQTYWSAVAIGAKNSSFKSVGIPAPKEKEQKLEDWIKAQNDAFNGNLFTDAERDFFEKATAQFIEQRNRNYAGSLNAGSWWADIFGQTRLALNTVKNARNWKLPTAFGTRSTISGLGPVVHPQGNGQHRDWLTEGEAQHYWQRDAGLFDGIEQLNATETVKRGLEKVLPKLLDRDPTELKAYYPDLTVGVAGYLKTQSEKNGEALNQYQDACRAIRTKITADHHEIANFVRQEWGIPWIDETHDPLFENLPHPRLLNAGWLVEELENLDKEAQKVYRQDLQNEIQKFYPQNNPASWYAIAAGDGDGMSDWLKGTKMEAYEKYFASELLNKLEDKKGEDKTFYQLFEKFSQVTKRMGPATHNALSRALLDFSNKLAPYLTEERYAGRLIYSGGDDVLAYTNLWEWDKWLWDIRQAFRGAEDDQAEFERTGDYWQYQGNHDNLDRPLFTMGKNATISFGLVIAHHSVPLAIALENLWEAEEGAKDHEYEDFTLEGKESRKKKDAVQLRVIYGNGNILKATCKFETFRAWQQLLEITGLEASTFETAATLLEQHPIPTSVAIAPWVSAFVERRSNLNEDQKTFLRSRLTEFLICLWNTTNSKEREKEAKNWLKAAAFNLRNRRI; from the coding sequence GTGGCAGGTAAAGCATATTGGCAGGCAAAAATTTGGGGTCTACTTCATGATCCCGCCCTCAAAGCACTCTATGGGAATCCGGGGCGTGGCAAAGAAGGGTTATGGGAAAAGCTTGCTTGTATGGAAGGCTGGGCTTCTCCGAAATCGAGCGAGGAAAAACAAGCATCTGAGCTTAGTGGCACATGGTTAGATCATGTCGGCTTATGTGATCTCATTTCTTCCGCCAGCGATCGCGGCATTATCCACTACATCCGCACAGCCGTAGACTACGGTGCAGAAGGTCTAGAGTTATCGCACCTATTGTCTGGGGAGAAATTGCCCCTCCGACTCCAAAACCACGCTGAAATCCTTGGGCAGAGCAGCAGAAAAACTTACCTAGAACAGACCGAAGCCGATCTCATTGACCAAATGCCCGCTGAAATTCGTGACGATCCTGAAGCTGCCCAGGCTTGTTTCTGGTGGCTATGGCGTTGTTTACCCCAAGCTGTCGCTGATAAATTTGGCGCAGCAAGTTTTCTAATGCCCGCCGAAACTCGCTTACCCGACGGTTCGATCTGGAGTCATGCCAGTATGACCGCTGCCTTAGCCGGAGCCTTAGCGGGATACGATACCGAGTTAGACGATATCCCAAAAGGTGCTCAAAATACCCCGAAATCTCACCCTTATCTGGCGGTGTTTACCTTTAGTCCCGTCCAAGAACTAATTAAAGCCAGTCGTAAAATGAAGGACTTTTGGGCGGGGTCATGGATTTTGCATTATCTTTCTGCGAAAGTCTGCTGGCGATTGGCTCACAAATACGGCGCAGATTGTTTTCTCTATCCCAGTCTTTATGGCCAACCGCTAATTGATCATTGGCTATTGCAAAAACATTCAGAATTTGGGGACTGGATCCAGCCACCCGATGACCGTCAACTGCTCACTGCCGGATTTCCCAACGTCATCATGTTGGTGTTACCGGAAGCCCAAGTAGCTGCAGCAATGCAATCAGCAAAGAATTTTTTACTTGATGCATGGCGCGAAATTGCGAAGGAAGTCCTGGCAGAATTGCAAGGCGATCGCCGTTGGCAAAGAGATCTCCAGGAGAGTGATCCCAGTTGGCAAGGTTGGCTGGATGCCCAGTGGCAAACCTATTGGAGTGCGGTGGCGATCGGTGCTAAAAATAGCAGCTTTAAGAGTGTTGGTATTCCCGCACCAAAAGAAAAAGAACAAAAATTAGAAGATTGGATTAAGGCGCAAAATGATGCCTTCAATGGCAACCTTTTCACGGATGCTGAACGGGACTTTTTTGAGAAAGCAACTGCGCAATTTATCGAACAACGCAATCGTAATTATGCAGGCAGCTTAAATGCCGGATCATGGTGGGCCGATATTTTTGGCCAGACCCGCCTTGCTCTCAATACCGTTAAAAATGCCCGTAACTGGAAACTTCCGACCGCTTTTGGCACCCGCTCTACGATCTCTGGCTTGGGGCCCGTCGTCCATCCCCAAGGCAATGGCCAACATCGTGATTGGCTCACTGAGGGGGAAGCGCAACATTATTGGCAACGGGATGCAGGCTTGTTTGATGGGATCGAGCAACTCAACGCCACTGAAACTGTTAAGCGCGGTTTAGAAAAAGTTTTACCCAAACTATTGGATCGAGATCCGACCGAATTAAAGGCTTATTATCCTGATTTAACCGTCGGCGTTGCGGGTTACCTCAAAACCCAAAGTGAGAAAAATGGAGAAGCTTTAAATCAATATCAAGATGCTTGTCGTGCGATTAGGACAAAAATTACGGCAGACCACCATGAAATCGCGAATTTTGTCCGGCAAGAGTGGGGCATTCCATGGATTGATGAGACTCATGATCCGTTATTTGAGAATTTGCCCCATCCAAGACTATTAAATGCAGGCTGGCTCGTAGAGGAGTTAGAAAACCTCGATAAGGAAGCTCAAAAAGTTTATCGTCAGGATCTACAGAACGAAATTCAGAAATTCTATCCCCAAAATAATCCCGCCAGTTGGTATGCGATCGCCGCTGGAGATGGCGACGGGATGAGTGATTGGTTGAAGGGAACCAAAATGGAGGCTTATGAGAAATATTTTGCTTCAGAATTATTGAACAAATTAGAAGATAAGAAGGGAGAAGATAAGACGTTTTATCAATTATTTGAAAAGTTTAGCCAGGTCACAAAACGGATGGGGCCAGCAACTCACAATGCGTTGAGCCGTGCCCTCCTCGACTTTTCCAATAAACTTGCCCCCTACCTCACCGAAGAACGCTATGCCGGACGGTTAATTTACAGCGGCGGTGATGATGTCCTGGCTTATACAAATCTGTGGGAATGGGATAAATGGCTCTGGGATATCCGCCAAGCCTTTCGGGGAGCTGAGGATGATCAAGCAGAGTTTGAGCGTACAGGTGATTATTGGCAGTATCAAGGCAACCACGACAACCTTGATCGCCCCCTCTTTACGATGGGTAAAAATGCAACTATTAGTTTTGGTTTAGTCATTGCCCACCATTCTGTCCCTTTGGCGATCGCCCTCGAAAATCTCTGGGAAGCAGAAGAAGGAGCCAAAGATCATGAGTATGAAGATTTCACCCTAGAAGGTAAGGAGAGCAGGAAAAAGAAAGATGCGGTGCAGTTGCGGGTGATCTATGGCAATGGCAATATCCTCAAAGCCACCTGTAAATTCGAGACTTTCCGAGCTTGGCAACAACTCTTAGAAATCACAGGTCTGGAAGCTTCAACCTTTGAAACGGCGGCAACCCTTTTAGAACAGCATCCTATTCCGACTTCAGTGGCGATCGCCCCATGGGTCAGTGCTTTTGTGGAGCGGCGTAGCAACCTGAATGAAGATCAAAAAACTTTTTTACGATCACGCCTAACCGAATTCCTAATTTGCCTCTGGAATACAACCAACTCCAAAGAGAGGGAAAAAGAAGCCAAAAACTGGCTCAAAGCGGCAGCATTTAATTTACGGAATAGAAGAATTTGA
- a CDS encoding Txe/YoeB family addiction module toxin — protein sequence MSPRKKKPKDAIKKVEKRLFQPVFSPEFKDDLAWWYRQDRKKGDKILDLVMDILNDDPFVGLGKPEPLKYIAPDTWSRRIDLEHRLVYQIKQNKIYFLQARYHY from the coding sequence TTGAGTCCTAGGAAAAAGAAACCTAAAGACGCGATAAAAAAAGTAGAAAAACGCTTATTTCAACCAGTTTTCAGCCCAGAATTTAAAGATGATCTCGCCTGGTGGTACCGCCAAGACCGCAAAAAAGGAGATAAAATCTTAGACTTGGTGATGGATATCCTCAATGACGATCCCTTTGTGGGTCTCGGCAAACCAGAACCGCTGAAATATATCGCTCCCGATACCTGGTCACGGCGCATCGATTTAGAACATCGCCTCGTTTACCAAATCAAGCAGAACAAAATTTACTTTCTGCAAGCTCGCTATCATTACTAA
- a CDS encoding type II toxin-antitoxin system Phd/YefM family antitoxin → MLIHETTYSQARANLASILDQVHDQSQIMVIKRRNQKNIALIAEEELSSLLESVYLLRSPANAQRLFNAMEWAAEDQGEPQSLTELKGELGIES, encoded by the coding sequence ATGCTGATTCACGAAACCACCTATTCCCAAGCCCGCGCTAACCTGGCTAGCATCCTCGATCAAGTCCATGACCAATCCCAAATCATGGTGATCAAGCGACGAAATCAAAAAAATATCGCGCTCATTGCCGAGGAGGAACTGTCTAGCCTCCTCGAATCCGTTTATTTATTGCGATCGCCCGCCAATGCCCAACGGCTTTTTAATGCAATGGAATGGGCCGCAGAGGATCAAGGCGAACCCCAAAGCCTCACAGAACTCAAAGGAGAGTTAGGCATTGAGTCCTAG